A window of Glycine soja cultivar W05 chromosome 2, ASM419377v2, whole genome shotgun sequence genomic DNA:
TTGCATAATATtgtatcaattttaattaatttatttttcaatttattttcattggaACTtgatatcaataataaaaaaaagtcattaaaattaatatctcaattaaatgaagaatattataaagacaataatattaaataaaataaaattaattgaaaatttttcatatttgaaaaaaaaagatatttttttctatttatatttgaCATCAGAACTAATAATAGAATAAAGTTCTAAATTTGTTCCtagaaaaatatacattaatttcttaaaataattgttatggATGGGATCGTTGAAAATCTAATCATAAGACGTGTTTATCCTTCTATCATCTTGAATCTCTAACCGGTACACACATTTCACATGCACGGGTGTACACGCTTAACACGTTATAAATTGTGTACTTTGGAAATGAATCTTTCACTCTAGATATTTGTCGGAAAAAACTCTGAAATTTAATGTCTTAATGCTTACTCCATTTTATGTTGATTTCCccctaattaattttatttgttttagaatttgagAGGTTAAAAAACTAACTAACGTAAAGACTAAAGAGTCGTGCAAAAGAGAAGAattggttttaaattttaagaaactatgtaCATTGAGATGAATTAAGGTTTAACATATAGTAGTAATAATCTCttggttaaaaaaaactatttaaaaaaaaagaaaaaaaaaacattgcaaGTATATGTATAAGGACAGAAAAGTGACTTTTCACCCtcatttaaaacaatttttaaaaaaaaaacataatattttttctcactTAAGTATTATATAAGTTCCTTCTTCCTTCTAccaactattttaatttattctaaatCTTTTCAAAACTCATCAGAACAtcattaacaattattttttttagtaaaatcttacttttgatataattttaacaaatttcatTACTATTTTTCAGTGTTAGCAATTggaattaatgaattttaagagTTTTGATAAAGCTTGGGGATAAAACTgagggataaaaaatatttttatcctttttattttattttatgagataGTATGTCTTAAGTGTGGGACTAACTAATTcttatttgaaatattaaaacttgggaataaaaatttgttaataaataaaaaatcatcattaGGCATTAGAATCAATTAAGGTAAAGTCATTTAACCTTGGCCAGTAGTATAACATTCGCATTTCAAGAGCatgtaattatgttaaatattcaaagaaagaatttattattaataatcatCTAACTTAACTTGAACAAAATTACTTCATGTAGAAGATACATGAAGTCTATACAAAAATCATTTGTTTTACTTGTTTATTTCATGATAGTTCACTTTaaataatatcatatatatttttatgcattTGAATGATATTATCACCCAACAAAGTTTTCATAATCGGTAAATAAGTTTCTTGAACATGTTAATGAAGATCCAATTCCTAATCCTGTctgtgtataaaaaaaatttgttgaaaatccACATTAGTAATCTTTATACCTTAATgtaattaatctttaaattgTCAATTGGAATCTTTGATTTcagacttaaaaaaaataatgatattatttacataaaatatttttcctttattaatTGTCATGGTTACATAtatgctttttttattatttaaatacaaaaagaaatcTTACATAATTCTGTAAATATATAagtttgaaagaaagaaataaatttgatgtcATTTATTTTGACcaaatgttttcattttattttatttttaattatataaccgACACTTTGTTTTTAATCTGTTGTTGTTGTCAAAGATTCatacaaaagaaaatgtttcTCTTGTTTCCTATACAAATCTTTAAAAACAAGAATCAAGTCAAAAAAATgtgatgattttataatttaaagtaaaaaatataaaataaataagaatatattttctataaaaaaaaactaacaatacatcgtatgacaaagattaatcATCAATGGATATTTTCTACCAATAACACGgtaatcaaaaaatattaatttcctaATTTTCAAAGCCAATGAAGCTAAAATACGGtatataaaatttctttggataaatttttattttggtccttGAAAATATAAGATGGTGATAAATTGGTCCTTAAAagatagaaaatttaaatttagtctcAAATATGTAAAAAGTGTGATATATTAATCctacaaataatttaatgacaaattagTCCCTAAAATTTACAACCCAATGTCAAATTGGTcatctaaaaatatatctttttgtCAAATTGATTCTTAAACATTATAACTGAAGAACAAAATGATTCACAAATTTCACTGTAAGAATAATATGTCGCACTTTTGCACATTtagacattaaatttaaatttttcatctttcaatgaTAATTTATCATAGCCTCACACTTTCTAGgactaaaatgaatattttttttttttatgctctATTCGACACTGTCGTTACAAGGTTTGTAATAGCCCAGTATCGATAAAGCCAGCCCTAACTTAGCCTAAGCCATTTAATGGGTTGGGTGGACCGATTCTGGCCCATTGAATTTCAGGGACCGTGAAACGACGACGTTTAGTAAGCCGAAACCAACGAACTTTTCTAGCTTCTGATGATGAAATGTGTGGAACATAAACTTTGAAGTAGCTATTGCATCTGGATACTAATTCCtaggtttttaaatttttatttttattttatggttgTTGCTATTGTTATATCTTCTTCTGAATCTTCTCTGTAGACTTGTTTATATTGCGTttcgattttaaaaaaaatctattatattatattggAATGTTTTaattcgatttttttttctttaagaaataTTATATTGTTTCATGTGCGTGTTCCTTGTGCTGCAAATATTATGATTTGATCAAGAgaataaaggaaataaatataggcaaaataaaaattgaataatgaaTATTCCCAAGTTCACTGCACTTAGAGATTGTGAGAAATGAAGGTTTAGGCAaaacagaaatttaattgaatattcCCATATTCACTGCATTTAGAGATTGTAAGAAATGAAGGTTTGATGATGGAGAGTAAAAATTATAGATGGTAGCATTCATGGCTTGATGTTGCAGTCATGGTCCTAGTTTTGTCATGTTTCTTGATATTATGAGAAATGTGATCGATGTAAGGACAATTGCAGTTGCTTTGTGGTTGTAGACACCCCAAAAACCTTGACGTTGTGGTCAAAATTGTGCTCGCTTGTCGTTTTTTAGAACCATACTGGTACAGTAACTTCAGTTTAAAGGATATCCTGGATCcgtatttcattttttcaagaATAATTTTCTGCTTTTCATTGTGAATTTCCATTATGAACTGATAGATTTCTTTATAGACCAAGTGTTGATGGGGTATTACATGCAATTATGGGGAAATGTATGTTGCTACTTGTGAACCATAGatagcactttttttttttttatatatcttttgCAAATTGGGTATACACGTTGCTTCATCTGAGTTTACTTTGAACATTTTCCTTGTCAATCTTGGATGATACCACCCCTGTGGTTGTGGTTCCAACAATTATATCAATAGGATTATTATCCTAGCTATCAACCATTTAAATGCATTCAGACATTTACAATGATCTCATGACCAAATGGAAGGAGGAAGTAAATATTATGATGCTCTGAACCAACCATAGAAATTTGTGTACAGTAATGGACAGTTCTTCAGTCAAACCCCTGTATGGAATTGGGGCAGGAAAACAGAAAGATtttgaagaattaaaatgaataagtAGATTCTGCTTTAGCATGAATAGGTGACAAATGGTACTGAATACTGATATAGAACTCTTAGTTCAATCTTCCTAACCCTTATCTGATATGGGCCGACCATGCTTCAATCCCAATTTTGACTGATGTATTATGATCTTTTGAACCATATTTtgcccaaaaaaaaaagattaatagcTTTTGTTTTTGTACTGATACTGTTCACATCCAGCGTGAAgttataaaattgattgaatgacaaaagaaaaatagaaaaagagaaaaatcacaaattcaatttctcccattaaaaaaaactaacatttaaCATTTGtcccataaaaaaaacatctccaCTAATCATTGCAGTCTGTCACATCCAAGGAACATTCATCAAGAATGTCAGCGTTTGTCAATTATGAAAAGGACATTAACTTTCATTTTTCTGTTCTTCCTATTCCCCACATCGAACATTCAATGGATGTTGAAGCAACACTTTCTTGAGTTTGCATCTTGTATGCTATTAGAGCCTATATTAACTTTGATGATCCACGAGAGAGATGACTTTATGTTGAATGATATTTTAGTATTCcattatgtttaaaaaaacaaatgaagtaTTACGAATATGAAAactattcattatatttttggggaaaaaaaattactaatgtcTAGATAGGTTAACAACACCATACTTTTAGCAAGTTACTTATACTCTCGcatgaatatataaaattgatttagtagtgaaagaagaaaagaaataagaaaaaattataggtTCAAATTCCTCTCCTGACAAAAACTAACacgtagataaaaaaaataattatcccaATAAACTTGTTGGAGATATAAAATTGGTTTGGTGATAGAAGACTAAGGGGAAGAGGATACATCGTGATTTCGAATCTCCTATCAACTAaattaacaactaaaatttatcactaaaaaaaatctaacattttttttagatagaattattttattttgtctgtTAACATTAACGGTACTTTTGTTGGTTAACGAATAATACTTATTTGTAGGGCCCAAAACTTAAGATATGAAAGATCATTAGATTTGAAATACTTCTGACATAAGATAGCATCACAAAAAAATTTCACTATAATCTTGCTGAAACTGTAATACTAGTGCATGTGGGTATTTTCTTTCACTGAACGAAACTaagagaaaacattttctgTTGGAGCTAGGATCATCATCTATACTGTCTTTTTAGATGATGCTGGTTCACTGAATTGCTATCAATAAAAGCTTGACTGTACAAAATACATGCCTCTCTTTGACAAAAGTCTTAACATTAGATTGAAAAAAGAAGGGGAAAAAACCAAACAAGTGTGGTGAAGATCTTTTTGAGAATGCAGGTACAGTTCAACTATATTTCTAACCTGCTCTACATTTCCTTGCTTCCAagttttttgtttcttgctttCCTAGTCAAAGGAACAAGATGAATGCTTCAAATCCTGTTGTGGATAGGATCTGATCCTCTTGGCACTCTTCTTTTGCTTGACTGATTTGGATCAAACTCATGGTTGAAATTTTCCGAGTTCTTCTTTGTCCGATTGCGCCCTTTGTTCGCATTTGCTGAATTCTTCTTTGTGTTCGATAATTCCTCTGTAGCCTTCAGAGCATCTTGATTCTGCAGCAATATCCTTTGGTCTTTGTGGCTGTGTCTTAGTGCAATTTCTGAACTTCTCAGGCCTAACACATTCTCTGTTTGAATTGATATTAAGAAcccaacaaagagaagaagaatgattGTTCTAGAAGGATGAAACACCATATTCTCTTTACcctgaaagaagaagaagaagaatagaagGTGTTTGTATTCTTTCTGTTAAGAGTGAGTGACAGGAGAATAAACAGCTCTCTCCTAGTAATAATATCTGTGTTTTTATGGTCCATTCCTGTAGACATAACGTTGTTATATATGTCCCTACTGAATTTTGGAGGGGGCTTTAAAGCTTAAAGCAAGGAGGGCCTACAGGAATTTTAGATTCATTTCGAATCACAAGCCTAAAATCTTAACAAATTAAGgctgcttttcttttttttcatcggcaaatgttaattttagtttgttagtttttgttagcagGAGGGAtcgaacccatgatcttttccTCTTTCTTAATCACCCAACTAACCTTATATCTCCCAGCAAATTAAGGCTGTTGTTCGTGAAGAATCTGACAAGGATGAATAAAGGGGGTTGGGACAATGTCCTTGAGAGGCCAAGTatatttcttttctcatttcATATCTTTCCCTACATGTCTCTCATATGCCTTCTTTTTTCACCAAAAGAAGCCAAACACCATTGCCTGGACTCCTGTCCAACTTGCCACATCATACTGCTATATCTGTTTGTGTATTATATGGATTAATAGATCTTAAATTCTCTAGTGGTTATGCTTGGTATTGGCTCACTagaataattcaaaatagtTAGTATCATTCTGGTATGTATCCCTTATGTATCTATTGAATTCTTTTGCATACTTTTAGCATATatgtttttaactattttttaaatttgtctaTCAACCAATACAAGTGGAATACTGCAATGCTTAGATGATAGTATTTTATTCTAATGTCTAAAACTAACTTATAATATGTTAATGTCTTTAATCTTTATTCTGATTTAGGatttgtgttttatgtttatattaatATCTACATATCTGTGAGCATAATATATGCTATCTCATAATAACAAGTTACATTATACAGTTTGCAAAAGTTGCAGGTTTtctctatataaaaaaactctGGCCTTAGGGGTTAATATGGTAAACTACAATTCCTTTGTTATTAAGAAAGGACCATGTTAAACATTAGTTGCTTTAATTAGCAAGACCGGGTCAGTGACTATGGGCCAGGCAGAAGAAGCAGGAGATTGGAACAGTGCAAGCAGGTTATGTAAagaatagatagatagatagggGAATAGAACAGTCCCCAAAAGAAACAAACTCTTGCTTTATGCACTTTTCTAACTTCTCTAAGATCTCCAAGCCACTTTAGAATTCCAAGCTCACTTCCCAAGGTAACAAAAATAACAGCACTAGATTTCTTGGGCTCAATGTTACTACCTTTATCCTTTGTTCTACttttagattagattagataGATGGGTACTCAAACTCTATTTGTCCCTTCAAAATTTCTTGCCCTCTCTTTACtttatttaacataaaatatcACATGCAACTAGGAACTGTCGAAAGCATAAATTCCTTGGTTTATTCTTAATATGAAGGGTGACTCATGACTGGTCATGGTCCAAGTGAAAAACATCCAGCGCATGGAAATTTATGCCTTCTTTTctagatttttcttcttttatcttgcaATTAAAGTGAGAGTTAAAATGACTTGttgctttctatttttttcatttttcttcctatGGTTTGAAACTGCCTTTTGAGGGTGTCACTTCGTTTCGAATCACATGTCCTTGGAAGAATTAAGAATATGCTTTTTATTCTCTTGTGATTATTTATTACACTGATATGCCAAAGACATAGTATGTTGTGatatgctaatttttggggCGAATTGTTTGAATTAGAGAAGGTTATCTTTTTCGTGGTACATAACAATCAAATTAAGAGAGAAACACAATCTTCGTTTCttcaaataagaaatattttagGTGTATGTTTGGTGCGCtagttgaaaataattttcttaatccaCAGTTAGTGCAAAGCTACATTGGATTGTGGCaagtttttaatgtttttttacatgAATTTTGATTCTTACCACAGAACCAAATATGCCacagatgttttttttaatgtttttttagagtgtgtttggattctTGTCCAAGATGACCTAAAGTCTCATATAAATAAGTAACTAAAATGTTATTTGTgcaataatttatctaataaattatacaactaggagagagaaagaaaaaaggtatgaaatataataaaatgcaaTAGAGAGATAAAGACACAAACATTATTGTATAAATGTATAAGTTGcatgaataacacaagtgtaGAAACAGTAGAAGCTAGCAACACAAAGCTGATCTGTATTGACACATGTAAATTATAGAGGGACATGAAACCAAACATGTTACTATCCTTAATACATGGTTTCTATGGGGTCCAAATGCCTTACTTTTTGATTGGCGGGTAAACTATTTCATTagaaagattataaaaataattgcaCTCTTCTTGTGTCCCAAAAAAGTCTTGTTCATTGATCTTGCATTAAGAACAGCAATACCTTCGTTGATCCCTAGAGAGGGCCAAATGCCAAAATGCTTTACATGTACGTCAATGTACATACTATATAGATATCAATCTAATATCATATTCCCAAATGTTATCGTTCAAATACTTTTTCCAAAatgggaaattaaaaaaaaaatgcagtgtGGAACCCTTTAAAACAAAGGATATGTGGTACGGTAAGTACAGTGAGTAAGCGTAACTTGTTAAGTACGCCTGTTTTCCGTTAAAGAAATATATGTGGCACTATCTATCTAAACATTGTGCccgttcttaaaattttaacagtATGCAACATGAAACAAAGATGAAATTGTTACATATTTTGGCTTTCCTAGATTCTGAAGACTGGTCTTAAAGTTGTAGGCTCTTTGTAAATTTGTTTTGAACCAAAGTGTGCCCCATAAGGCTCACGGTCACTGTACAATGAGCACTGACTGAATAAGGCCACCACAAAATCAcgaaagacacaaaaagaagAATAGCAAAGCAACTTAAAGaagataaaagcaaaaaaaaaaaaactagttgtaATTGTTACAGATAGCATCCCCCATCTTTGAATAGTTTGTTGCTTAGTTATTTGCTTTATGTGATGTATTTTAAGTCTTGGATTTGGTTGAAACATTCCCATGTATGAAGTATGGTTTAGCCAAATTGAGTAATTAATTCTTCTGTATCATAAATACacatacacaaaaaaaatagtagtaaaGACTAAAGACTATGTGGCAAATTTTTAATAAGAAGAATGAATGAATTGCAAGTTTGGAACATATTTGATTCACGTTTGATAGGAAGGACCAAAGTTGGTGATAAGACTCGTTGGCTGCTATAGATTCTttacaaaagaaaggaaaaaaagttgaGCTACAAAGAGAATGTCACCTAAACATAAGCTAAAGTGAGATGCTTCTTTGCTCTGCCTTTGATTTTAAATTGGTGGCCATCTTGAGTTGTAATCATAACTAGGGTGTGTTAGAATATATGCTTATCTGCTTTGTTCAAaagagatataaataaaataaaaaaatctaattagaCGCCAATTTCCCTGGTCAGAGTGTCAGTTCTTACTCAAATTCTCTACAGCATCTGATTAAAAAATCTGAACCATTTGGTGGCTGTAATAGACATATTCTAAAAAAGCCTTCAGCCATGATTTAGGctctatttattatttcaataacGTTCAGTAGAAGAGCTCAATTTACATGGAAAGATTTTCATGTCTGAATTAGGTTCATTTTCTGTTGTTTGCCTCTTGGTATGATTATTGATGTCAAGCATTAATAAACCAACTTTGTACAATCCAAAGCATCTACTCTTTTACGATAGAGAAGCGCTGTTTGAGAAGAGAAGAGTGTCATACCATTTCATTGATAATCAAAGGATGAATACAAGAAGAAATATAGTCAAACACATGGTTGTTACTTGTTAGCATAATATCTTACACCCTTGCTAACTTATGGACAACGAGATTTATTTGTTCCTAGTAAAACTCATCACTGAGTTTGGAAGGTTGGATAAAAAAGTTCTACACTTACATGATAttacattgaaaataaaagaacctCTTGTACAATTAGAAAGATTATCAATTACTGCTTTATAATCTGTTTCGAGAAATACACTATGTAGACCAAGATCAGATACCCAAATAATATAGTTTGGTGAAGTGCCCAGACTTTGAGGACGAACACACTATAAATAAGTgctaataatacttttttttaaacacaatcttttttattagttaaaatttatttaaaacaactAAATCCTAAAAGATATATTAGtctataaatttatcatttctaataaatttcaaccaataaaaataaatatattccaAAGAGTATGTAaatatattgttaatattttttatattctaaattagaatatacAATTTGaagattctattaaaaaaaaaacgggTACAAACATGAGATACCAAGTAAGAATAtaagtattaaaattattatcggtacaaatattaatttgagaATGAGTTTAAAATACaagtaaaaacaaatattgtaATACCTTACTCGAATTCTATTTATTGTttgacaaattaaacaaaacgtGAAcgaattaaaggaaaaaaaaatacctttttatgaataaaaaaaaaactctatttaGTGTCATCCTACTTCTACTttatacaattatttaatttttttttcatgaatcaATGACCATGGCGTCTCCAATCCACTGATTAAAATGACTTATTATGCTCACAAAATATGACTGTTGTCAGTCTAAGAAAATTTTTCAcacactaaaaattaaataaaaattctccTATTAAATAGAATGTTTTCACTTATAGGTAAAACAAGATCTTATATTCCCTTTGGGACAATGGTGTATTATTCAATTACTCATCTTGAGACAACTAGTTCTGTCTtgatcagatttttttttttttacataaaagcaTATTCTAGGTAGTACTTCTACAGAATACTTAAAAGATCTTGTGATATAAAACCCCATATGAATAAAGATACTACTTTACTCATGAAAATTATGTGTTAATTTAGTCCCTCGAAGTTCACATGCATTAAATTCCACctaaatatgaataattataaACTCTTCTAGAACATAATCCTATTAATCCTCTCGTAGCAAGTATTGGACAAGACATTGGAAAtacatttaactttttattaaatattttctatataaaatattaagatttgtaaaaaaaaaaaaagttaagaaaatataGCACTATTTAACTATAACTTTATTTGGAATCATTTCTCAAGTTATATACTATGGGGATTTATTTCCAATGGGAATTATTTCTAAAACTATATTTATCGGAAACTACTTCTAATGAGATCACGAGTTAAGCTTATCCATACAACTATACATAAATAGCAAAAATTGCTCATCTCTCATACCTGATACACGTCCTGTTAACTCAATTCCATTTTCGAGACTGCAATTAGATGCAAGCACCAAATAGATATGCTCACATCAAATCCCAAGTAAACATGAGCTAGATTAGACCATTAATCCTTATTTTCCATATAAATCACTTACTATATAGTGTGGATGGATTCAGTTACATTCATAGATAGATGTGAATTGAATGGATACCAATGGATTCACTTACTATATCGTTTTACCACCCCCTAGTATGTACATGTACATAACGTTACAGCTGCGAAAGTAAAGAGTAAAAATGCACGGCATTTCAACAAAGCCTTCTTAATATTCattcatacataaaaaataaaaataaaaaagcatacAAATTATTAGACTTGTTCCTGGGGTACAGTGGGTGATCCTGGTGCTATTGCAAACTGTAAACCTCTACGCTGCCCAGATTGTAGAACGAAAGCAACTTGGGTTGCTGCTAGTGCTGCAGCCTCCTGTTTCACCATAACACAAAAATGTGAGAGATATGATCACAAACTTTTAGATTGCAGCCTAAAAAGAAAccataaagtatttttattcCGAAAATGATACACTGACtaagcaaaaccaaaacaaatattaataacTATAATGAAGACTGACTTGTCTTTGTCGCCGACGCTGCAGAATACTGATTGCCCAAGCCATGATGTAGCAAGGTAATAGAAATCCAGCGGCACGAAGCAAGAAAAGCTGCAGAAAATAGTGAGCAGATTAGGTGGGCTCTGCAttgcattttgaaatcaataaaACATTGGACATGGGAAGAACttgactaaaaagaaaaaactcaaaTCACTTACGGAGAAAAAATTGGATGGATCATCATCAGAATTATCACCATCTGAGACAGAAAGTGCATGCCGCAAGAGTAAAAGGGCCATTAACTGCACCAAGCAATATGAATTAGGCTTGAAATCAGGTCCACTAGCTAGCTTGTTGACATAATATCAAAAGTGAAACTACAGCTTGATATTTTTAAGGTAATGTTTGGCACAATGCAGTTCTTTATTCCTTAAAAGTAGCTGTGCCAAACACAACACTTCAAAAGCTCTTAAAAATATAaggaaattttttaatgaagaaaacaaaaaaaaaagctcttAAATAAGCTAATTTTTAGAAACTTCTTCTCTATAAAATGATTTCAAATCTCAAGACCCAAGAACACATTACCAAACAGCTCTTAATTTAAAAGCAACTTTTAAGGCTgaagtttataaaattatcaaacaattttaaccttatagtaacttttgaGATCCAAAGGAAAGCTTGATCAAACACTACTAAGTCTACAATATCCCATTGTCCAGTAGCATGGCCACCAATTTTATTTGGTAAAAAGAAAAGCAAGGCTAATGCCTTACAATTAAAGCAGCTGAGCGGCAAAATGCAGCTCCACTGGCGTTGGAAGCAGCATACTCATCATATTCAGCATCCAAGAACTGACGTTCTGCCTCTGCAATTGCCAAGAGTCGAGGATCACGCAAGTCCAAGGGTGTGCCAGATATTGTCCAGCCACCTCTGCAAGATGGTCATAACTCGTTAAGGAGACAAGTTTCaaattatataagtatatatagaaCATAATCAAATACaactttaaaatagaaaattttagcTTACCCTATATCAATGGTAGTTTCTTCAGGATTAGGACGAGGTGGGGGGGCAGTATACCCAGGTTGATATGGCTGGAGAGTCACatgcataaaaagaaaaaacaaatcccATCAAAATAAACACACAATTAATTTGTTTCAAGGATTTAAATACAGAAACAGCAAAACAGTAGAAGTTACACAAGCAACCTGGATACTATTTAGTATATACAATCTAAGAATagaatttttcaaatatatttatacaGACACGCGATAACAATGTTTCCCTGTTCCCGCCATACGCACAAAGTTCAGGTGTATGATACAGATGCATCCTCGTACATGTATGTAAAACTTCAGACTACATTGAATGTCAATGCAAGATGCCTGTGTTTGATACCTAGGTAGCAGACACCCCATATTCCGCCCTTAAATCcccatccaaaaacatgtaggaATCTCAAATGCACAACTAAAttaagaatcaagactcaagacaaCTCTTTTCTTATAGATTACCAGTTTAGCCATTCATCACACAAGTCTAGGAATATAAAGTGGTTTtgaattatgataaaaatacaCGCATTATTTTAAACCCATGCAAATTACACCTTGGCAATGGCATCAAATACATAATGATTTGGATCCAACTTAAAGTGACATAACCCCATTGTTACTGAAGGAAGGCCACACCAGTAGCATgtttattcaagaagaaaaaaagggaaaggtGCATTATAAAGTAGAGAAATGAGTTAGAGGTACCATTGGCAGATTATTGATCTAACATCAGAGGAATTGAGAGGTCAAGAATTATGTTCAAAGGAGGTCATGTATGCAGAGGTTGTTACAAGCAAGAGGGTGATACATAAGAGAGTTAAGGTTATTGGAAGGTACAACTATTTTCTTCGGATTCTGGCTATTAACTCGGGAAAAAATTGCAAAGGAGTTGTCCTGGTTATCTTTTACTTTGTTTCTATACTACATCAAATGTCTAAGGGAAATTCCAGTCATAACCATTTTCCCATGGAGAGCAGTTAATCAAGAACACGGATAGGTCTACAATCTGTCCCTATACCCAGGGGCAGAACAATAATCTTTAAATGTGGGAGTGTTAATATAGAAGGGAAAAAAACAGACAACCATTTTGGGGAGCCACTGCCTTCCCAGTCCCCATCTAGGTACACCCCAGCTATGCCCGGGCATCCAAGACTCTGAT
This region includes:
- the LOC114386518 gene encoding uncharacterized protein LOC114386518; the protein is MSDHLVVFVDRLARPVPVDPVAQTAQVPSEPSPPPAAVDADAAGSSGTSPSEDCDGEGGDEEEPLIQMAECRICQEEDGVSNLETPCACSGSLKYAHRKCVQHWCDEKGDITCEICHQPYQPGYTAPPPRPNPEETTIDIGGGWTISGTPLDLRDPRLLAIAEAERQFLDAEYDEYAASNASGAAFCRSAALILMALLLLRHALSVSDGDNSDDDPSNFFSLFLLRAAGFLLPCYIMAWAISILQRRRQRQEAAALAATQVAFVLQSGQRRGLQFAIAPGSPTVPQEQV